The Terriglobus roseus region CCACTTCAATACAGCGTCCGTTTGGTCGCTGGTAGTGCCGTTGCTTCGACAGATACTCCAAAGCTGATAGACGGCAGCGGAACACGCCAGAAGAAACAGCGCACCAAAGCCCATGCCATGGATCAGCGTCCAAAGACCGCGAGATGTAATTTCCATCGTCCTGCCTTTTGCGCAAAGCATCGCTCTTTCTCGAAGAGGGAGCCGAACAGCTTCGCTTGTGTCGATACGGCAACATCTTAACGAACAAAGATGAAGGCAGGCTGAAGGGGAACGAATCCAAAACGGCAAATGGTCCTATCAGCCGTAAGGGGCAAATAGGACCATCGCGAAAATCGCTAAGCCACAGAAATTGATGGTCGGGACGACTAGATTCGAACTAGCGACCTCACCCACCCCAACCAGCTCCAGCGGACAATCCCAGCAATTTGGCCTTATTCCTCAATGCGCTAGGCGAGTTGAGAGAATCCCACGAAACACTAACTGCACCCAGACTGCACCCACGTTTGCACCCGGATTCAACGCTGGCATGATTCCCGTATTCAATACGCGGCACAGCTAACAGCCAGCCCTAATCCGTCCCATCTATCCCCAGCCTCACTCCGCGTATTCAATACGCAGCACGCCAGTGCTCTTTAGTTCATCCAACCGTCCTCATCCCCCACCAGATCGAGCCATCCACTGGACGGTGCCTCACCTTCTCCACTCAGCCACTCTGCCGCGAATACCCCCGCCGACTGAACGTGATGATCGTCGTCCCACTCTTCAACTATCCCTTTCACGCTCATGCGTTCGCGTAAGACAGCTATTTGGGCATCAATGCCCTCGATGTTGCTATCCCCAAACGCTGTTACAGGTGGAATCAAGTTGCGCAGTTTGATGAGTAGCGATATTTCTGCACCTATTTCATCGGGCGTGCGCGTGATGCGATGGGCTAAGCCCGTCGTGATTGAAATGACGTTGTTCATGGGTGACTTGCTCCTCGTGAAGTTATGGCAACCATCAGAGGATGACGTGACTCGCAAGCCTTGGGAAGTATCAAGAAAATTAGCTTTTAATTTTGTAGTAAACCGCCGTTGCATATAAAGGGCTTACCAGCTCCCTGAAATTTGTCAAAGCCTTAGACCGACCGGCGTATTTAATACGCGCCATCCTAGCCCCATTCGTTCGTACCCACACATATTGAGCCAACCGCTGTCAAAAAAGCGGCACGAAGGGCACGCCAGCCCAGATCAGCTGTTCCACTTTGGTTCTTTCAGTAGAGAGGATGGCAAATATTCCGTTAGAACCTAAGACCCTGCATGGTAGGCTGGCTCACACTCAAAATTGCCGTTCGAGAGCACGAAAAAAATGCAGCCGTCAAAACCGTCGCGTAACAAAGTTGGTCAGATTCTAGGGAAGTACAGCATCGCATCCGTCCGTAGTTGGTTGGCACGTAAGGGATTGCGCACCACGATGGGAAGCCGGGATGAAATGACAACGAAAGTCCACGACCTGGTGGACAAGGAAAAGCTTACCGAAGATGACCTTATTGAAGGTGCCATCGGAATTGAAGAAGCGAGTGCAAAGCGCGTGTACCTGTATCGCATCTCGACTTCAGCAGCGGACTTAGAGAAGATTGACGCCCAATTGGAAGCTCTCCAAATCCCACTATCCACCGAACGCACTCCTTCTGTGTCACCGACGAAAAAGCCCAAAATGATGTACGCGCTGAACGACCCCACGGCGTTGCGGGTCAAATGGAACGAGCAGCACATTCGCACAAAAGTGGATAAAAAGAATGAGCGGTTTGACCCGGTGCCAGAACCCAAGATTGTTGTTCTCGTCGTTGATAAGAAGACGGGTCTAGTGCAAATTCGCTACGATAAACCTGGGGATAAGCACATTCACGAGATTGACGGTGAACCCAAAGCCCAGGCCTATTTCGACTACTACAGGGAGCAGGCCGAAAATCTGCTTGGGCTTCCTTTGGAACCTATCGAACTGCGAACTGGCTTAGAGAAGACATTGAAGATGGTTCCTCCTGTTGTGACTGTTGCGCATGTGGTCGATGAAGATGAAGAGGGTATTCAGTCGAAGCGTACCCAAAAGAAGATCGGTAAAGACTTGCGTGATACAAAAGCCTGGAATCAGATGATGCAAGACCCGATGGTACGCACTTATGAAGAGGCACCATTGCGTTGGAAACACGGAATGACTGGCGGGAAACTCACCCGTGAGGTCTTCAGCAACGTGGATGCTGCAAACGGACAAGTACGGTTCGATGCACACTGCTCTGAGGAAGAAATAGATTATGTCCTTGCTCAACTGGTTTAAGCGATCAAGCCCGTCGTCGCCCCAGCTCAATGCGCTTGTCAACAGGGTTGTTGTTTACCTGCGAAGCAGACCTGGTGGCGATCAAGTCGTGCCCAAAATCGTTGGGAAGGCTATAGGGGAAACGGAGATTCGTGCGCTTACTGCTCTACGTGTGCTTGAAGAACAGGGCATCGTTCACCATCATTTCGGCCTGTACTGCACGGAAAAGGGCATCCCGCTGGAGTCCATTGACGACCTGTCGCAGCTTCCGGCGGAGAAGTATTGCGATGCCTGCGATGAAGATCATTCTGAAGCTGAGGGGGAGTACAAGGTAGAAATCTACTACACGATAGACCCACGAAGGTTGGCACAATTCAGAGAACGTAAGGTGGCGGCCTAGCTGATGGAACCCTCTTTCCTTCGTGAAGAGATCGCGCGATTGCGTGTGGAAGCAGAACGCGAGTCCGACCTCGGACTTAGGAAGGAGCACTACAAGACCATCCGCCATTTGCATCGTCAGTACCGAAAGGCTACAAGGCATCGTGCGCCCTGGTTTGGCTTTCTGCGAATCACTGGCTCATTTCTCGTCGTCTTTCTGCTCGCTCTATGGGGAGTAGTGAAGCTGACAAAAACGTACGGACGTGAAGAGACGATTACCGGCGGCTGGTTGGCTTGCATTGCCTTTGTGCTCATATCCGTCACGATGCTTGTCATGCTAAGACTTATCAGCGCAGACACATATTCGACCGTTGTCGGTGGAGCACTGAAAACGCTCCAAAGTATATTGGGCGTCAAACCCGAGACCTCGGATACGGAAAAGACTGACGCTAGGCCCGCAGAGCTTCCGAAACCGATAGAGTCATCTAGTTCTATTCAACACACCCCTCATGTCTCCTTTGATGAGGGCGGAGCTGATGGAACGTGATGACGAGGCAGCTCTGTCGAAACGACAGAGGGGCAGGCGACGGATTGTAATTCCATGCTTTGAAGCGCCTTCGATACATTGCTGACTCGTTGGCTTCCGCTAGAATGTCTTGACTTACTTCAACCGAGTTGCACTCCCCGTATCTTGCAGGGAATTGGGGGAAGCATCGCGATGTTCTCGACGAGATCGAAGGAGATGTGCAAATGCCCTATACAGCCGAAATCAGCCGCAGCAATCCCACTTGTTTTATCTTCCTGTTGGACCAGTCCGGATCGATGGCCGAGAATTTTGGAGAAAGCGGTGTGCGGAAGGCGGATTTTCTCGCTGATGTCGTTAATCGCACCCTACATGATCTAGTCATTCGCTGCACGCGCATGGAAGAGATACGTAGCTACTACCAAATTTCAATCATCGGGTACGGAGCATCCGTAGGTCCTGTTTTCAGCGGTTCGCTCAGCGGACGTTCGCATGTGCCTGTGGGAGAGGTTGCCGATTTGCCCGCGCGGTTGGAGAACCGCACCAAAAGGGTTCCAGATGGTGCGGGCGGTCTTGTAGAACAGCAAGTCAGGTTTCCAGTATGGATTGATCCGACAGCGAACGGAGGCACTCCTATGTGCGATGCTTTCGGCCAGGTTCGCTCTCTACTAGAGCAGTGGCTTCATGAGCATCCCAACTGCTTTCCGCCAACGGTACTGCACATCACAGATGGTGAATCTACAGACGGCGATCCATCTGGGGTCGCCAACCAAATCTTGTCCATGGGGACTAGCGACGGTCCGGTGTTATTGTTCAATTGCCACGTCTCTTCGCGTCATACCGTGAAGATCGAATATCCGGGAGATGAATCGCAGCTGCCCGATGACTTTGCTCGCATGTTGTTCAAAATATCGACGCCACTTCCAGGAGTATTCCAGCAAGCGGCTTCCAATATGGGTCTCAAAACTTCCGACGGAGCGCGTGGCTTTGTCTTCAACGGGGACCCGGTATCCGTAGCGCAATTCTTCGAGATCGGGACACGGCCAGCGAATCTACGATGAACGGTAGTGGTTGGCATTTCTCCGTGTCACAATTTCTGTTGCCCAAAGCTGGGTCGCTGGCCTCTGAATGTGAGGACGCAGCGGCGCTGTCTCTTAAGCAAGGTCGTTTCTGCGTCGCAGACGGCGCTACTGAAGCCTACGATTCAAGGCGATGGGCAAGACTGCTAACTAAGTGTTGGGCAGCTAGCAGCCACTTACTAACACGAGAAGAATTCGAGCCATGGCTTTCCGCCTTGGGGGACCGACTTGAACGTCGTTGGACCCGTCGAGCATTGCCGTGGTACGCAGAAGAAAAGGCAAGAGGGGGAGCCTTTGCTGCCTTCGTCGGGATTGCGTTCATCCCGTCGGAAAAATACCTCGCCTGGCAAGCGGTGGCATTGGGAGATAGTTGTCTAGTTCATCTCCGAAATAGAACGATTGTGAACGCGCTGCCGATTAGTGAGCCGGAGGCTTTTGGATATCACCCAACGCTTATCCCTTCCAAACTTCACAGACAGCAAGGAATTGGGGAGCAACTTACGGTCAGGTCCGGCAAGGTCGCATCGCACGATACATTCTTGTTGCTCACCGACGCAATTGCAGCTTGGTATCTCCGCATGTCCCTAGACGATTCTCCCCGTGTCCATGACTTGGCGCAACTATTGGATTCAAGGGACACTCTTGGCTTTGTTAATTTCATCGAGCAAGAACGTGACCAAAAGCGCCTTCGCAACGATGACGTGGCGATAATGCGAATCACTCTCGAAGGGCCGCCAGCTCACGCAGTGACGGTTTGATGAATGCCTGATGCCTACTGGTCCGTGGCCCAGCTCGCGCGATTACGTCGAAGCAGTTCAGAACCCCGGTGTGGCATTTCAAGACCCCGACCTTAGAACATCGGTTCCCGCAATAGACCGACTCGGTATGCCATTCGTCACATCTGGCCAGTTCGCCTATGTGTTCAAACTGAATACTTCTAGTAGCAAGGCGCAAGCGGTTCGCTGTTTTCGTGGTGCAGTTGGCGACCGACAAGACCGATATCAGAAAATCGACGACCACCTAGACAAGGTTTCGGCTCCTTGCTTTGTGAGCTTCGAGTACGATCCTCAGGGCATCCTGGTTGGGGGCCAGCGATACCCGATTCAGGTGATGGAGTGGATAGGCGGCTATCCTCTCGACGTGTATCTTCCAAATGTTCTGGGTAGGAAGGACATGCTGAAGTTCCTGGCCGATCAATGGCTCAAGGCACTGGCAACACTGCGCGATGGAGGCATGGCCCACGGCGATCTCCAGCACGGCAACGTTATCGTGGACGAGAGTAATTCCTTACGCCTTGTTGATCTCGATGGAATGTATGTGCCCTCAATGGTGGGCTGGAAGTCTTCTGAACTTGGCCATCGCCACTACCAGCACCCCAAACGATCAGCGGAATATTTCGATGCTACCCTCGACAACTTTTCAGGTCTCGTCATCCATCTTTCTCTGCTCGCTTTGGGAGAGCAGCCAAGTTTGTGGCAGGAATTTCATGACGAGAATCTTATCTTCGTCAAGAGCGATTTTGAGGCTCCACAGGCGTCCAAACTCTTAGGAAAAATCAAGCTCATTGGTGGAGACTGCAAGCGGCTAGCCGAAGCGCTTGAAAAGGCTTGCTCAGAAGACCCATCACGTTGTCCCTCAGTGTTGGACCTCATAGGGACTGTGCCGTCGAAGCTGCCTTCCTGGATGATCAACTCGCCAGTGGTTGCTGTCCAGCAGTCTACCCGCGAAGTGAAGCCCGGACAGGTACCACCGCCCGTCGTTTCGAACAGCTTCCCGTTCGCTGACCAGCGCAAAAGCGCTGGAAAGCCCTGGTATCTCGCAACATCAGCGGGAGTTACTCCGCAACCTCAGGTCACATTTACGACCGTACTCCAGCCGGTCAAAATGTCAGTTCGTGAGGTTGCGCGTCAGACGGTGGCCCATGCGTTTCTTGGGGTCTTCGCCATCTGGTTGATCATCCCGTTGTTACGGATGCCGTTCGTTTGGCTTGGAGCTTCATCACTAACGGCCACTTGGCTGGCCATTGTTGCGTATCTGACCACATGCAGTGTGCTCGCCTATCGCCGCGTAGCCAGAGGAATAAAGCCACCGCTCGCCTCTCCGTCCGCGAACGTGAGTGTAGTCCAAGCGGTTTCAGCTCCGCCTCCTGCCGTACGTCCGGTGCCGAACGCAACACTAGGGGCAGTTCCTGTTCAATCGTCGCGCCTGATACAAAAGTATTCGCTTCTTGGCTCGCATCAGGCTGGCTTCTCAAATCCCGCCTCGCGACCTCAGCCTAAGCCTCAGCCTGGGCTTACACCGAGAAAAGTCATAACCAGAAGCCCGGTTGCCATCCCGAACCCACTCGTCGGGAGTTCGATTAGGCTGATCTACCATAGGCCATCCTGCAAATGGGCCTTAAAGATTTCGCAACGCAACCGTGTGCGTTTCAGTTCCGAGGTAGATGCAAAAGCGCGTGGATACAGGCCGTGTAGCGTATGTTCACCATAGGTACTACCGGAACAAGCGGGCCATCAATCGTGATGACAATCTCCCTGCTAGACGACGCAGAACCCGCCGCAAAGCGCGCCCCTTGAGTAAAGCATCTACGTCACCGAGGAAGCGTGCACTGGCATAGAGAATGGTCCGGAACTTACCTATTGTCATCGCCGCACTTGCTGATTCAATTCCGATTTCTAGGACCTAAGACGAATGTCTGACCTGTTTACGAAGGCTGAGAAGGTCAAGACCGCTACAAAACTGTGGGTTATTGGGATTGCTTTGATCATTATGCTTAACATGCCTTACGGTGATGATCATACTCAACCTGCCCCCGTCATGACGCCAGCCCTCCATCCGCTATCCGCCGAACCGCAGTCTGTCGCGACAATATCCCCACCATCGAATACTCACCCCCCGCTGCCATCTTCAGTGACAGGAGAATATGTCGGCTCGGTGAGTAATGAAACTGCGGCGCTATCAGCCAATTTTGCAGTGACGTTACGAGAGTCTAAAGGAAAGCTTTCTGGTTCTATGTCTGTCGAGCCTCCGCTCTATGGAAGTGGCCCCTTGGAAGGAACCGTGAGCGGACTCCATATGGCTTTTGCCGTGTCTAGTTCGATAGGAAGCATTGAGTTTGTTGGTACCCGCAGCCGACAGGGAATTGTAGGGACATATACGGTCATCCAGAAAACCGGCGGAACAGAAAAGGGGAGCTTCACGTTGAAACGATCTGCGATGAAGGTTCCTAAGTGAAGTCCTCGCTGCCCGCCTGAATCAACCGTTCGGCTGACCAGCCCCTCGAAGACTCGAAGTCGTTGGGTATATCACGAACCTCAAGAAGACTTTCCGAAGGAAAGCGGACGTCCAAGATTGTTGAGGAAGACATCTGTCTTGTCGCAAATTAGGAGTTGAGCGTCCAAAGCAGCCAAGTAGTGTTCCGCTTTTTGAAGGGCACTCGGATTGCTGCGATCAACTAGTGATTCGACGCTGGTCTTCATATCGGTAAGCCATTTGCGAACGTTATTGTTTGACTTCTGTTCTTGTGCTGCGTCGAATTTCGCAAATGCGCTGATTGTGAACGAGTGAGATAAAGCCTGGAAGGGAAATAAAGCCGTCAGCTCTCCGTCGTTTTTGGTCATCCGCTTGAACATCTCCCCTAAACACCAGTCTCCATGTATGGCAACATATTTGGTGACATTGCGGTCTATCTCGACAAAAGGTGTTCCGCGTTCTTCAGCGGTTCTTTTGAATGCCGAGACACCTGCTTCGTTTTCGTATGCGCGGTGGTAGCCGGTGCCTACAAGCCGATTATCCTCATGGCAAATTGGACCGCGTGTTACATATCCCCTGCACATCACACCGAGTCGCATCAGTTGCATAACAAGCACCCAACAATGGTTGATTAGCTGAATAAGGCCCGCCGGAGACACTTCGCAAGACACGATAAGGGAATCAGAAATCTGGGTTACACGAAAGCTGAGATCACGGGATACGTGATGGCTTTCCGGACAGATACGTGCCCCACTCTTTTCTAGGCGTTCGCGGTGTTTCCGCTCCCCACTCTCTTCCAGTATGGCAAGCACTTGTCCCAACGTTGTATCGCCATTGTTCTCAGCTTTGACAACCAGTTGCTTGAATCCGAGGACATCCACAAAAGCCACGAACTTGTCCTGAAACTGAACGGCATTCCCCATGCACTACTCCAACCTCTGCGCGTCGTCCAGCAACTTTGCTTGATATTCTTTCTCACGTTTATAGACATTCTCCAAACGGCTGAGGCCCGCAACTATCGCTGCATACTTTTGATTAAACGCGGGAGCAGCATTAAGAAGACGATTGCACGCCCCCTTATGCTCTTCGATTTCGGCTTGTGGCAGATTCCCACCTATCGGCTGAGTCTCGTGGCACCTTTGCGCCAATTCCGATACCTGATTCACTAAGGGAGCAATGTTCGTCTCTAACGATCTTTGCAATGCCTCTCCCTGAAAGTGCACTTGGTCGGTGTTCAGGGATATTTGAGTTGCAGCGACTTCAAGCTGTGACCGGGCAACCGCCCGACTAGGATTACCGACTAGCTGACGTTCCCGCGTAACGTATTCGCTCACTTTTGCAGTGACGGCTATATACGCCTTCTCAGCATTTGGAAACCGTCCCAGATGCACATCGGCCTCAGCATCGAACCGCTGCATTTGGCTAATCACCCGGTCAACGTGGGACAAGAAATCCTTCTCCGCCTGAAGCGTCCGCCGTTGTCCGGCAGCCGTTGCACGAGCAGAAATGATCGTTTGCGAGCGTTTGCTCTGGTCGTCTAGCTGTGCCTGATAGTCCGCCAATGACGCACGCTTCAGGATGACCGGCGTGGATGGAACACCCGAAAGGGTAAGCGAATTGCCGTCGAACCTACCGGATAGCGTTGTCTGCGCCATCCCAAGGATGCCACCACCTGACAGCATGACGTTCTCTCCATTCACTGCACCAGTGAGAGACACGGACTCATGGTCAATCTTGCCGCCCGGCTTCAGCACGGAAGAGACGAGCTGCCCCGTGAGATGGTTATCTGGTGTGCGAACGAGCTGGAGCCAAC contains the following coding sequences:
- a CDS encoding vWA domain-containing protein — translated: MPYTAEISRSNPTCFIFLLDQSGSMAENFGESGVRKADFLADVVNRTLHDLVIRCTRMEEIRSYYQISIIGYGASVGPVFSGSLSGRSHVPVGEVADLPARLENRTKRVPDGAGGLVEQQVRFPVWIDPTANGGTPMCDAFGQVRSLLEQWLHEHPNCFPPTVLHITDGESTDGDPSGVANQILSMGTSDGPVLLFNCHVSSRHTVKIEYPGDESQLPDDFARMLFKISTPLPGVFQQAASNMGLKTSDGARGFVFNGDPVSVAQFFEIGTRPANLR
- a CDS encoding protein phosphatase 2C domain-containing protein, producing MNGSGWHFSVSQFLLPKAGSLASECEDAAALSLKQGRFCVADGATEAYDSRRWARLLTKCWAASSHLLTREEFEPWLSALGDRLERRWTRRALPWYAEEKARGGAFAAFVGIAFIPSEKYLAWQAVALGDSCLVHLRNRTIVNALPISEPEAFGYHPTLIPSKLHRQQGIGEQLTVRSGKVASHDTFLLLTDAIAAWYLRMSLDDSPRVHDLAQLLDSRDTLGFVNFIEQERDQKRLRNDDVAIMRITLEGPPAHAVTV
- a CDS encoding Ada metal-binding domain-containing protein — encoded protein: MPTGPWPSSRDYVEAVQNPGVAFQDPDLRTSVPAIDRLGMPFVTSGQFAYVFKLNTSSSKAQAVRCFRGAVGDRQDRYQKIDDHLDKVSAPCFVSFEYDPQGILVGGQRYPIQVMEWIGGYPLDVYLPNVLGRKDMLKFLADQWLKALATLRDGGMAHGDLQHGNVIVDESNSLRLVDLDGMYVPSMVGWKSSELGHRHYQHPKRSAEYFDATLDNFSGLVIHLSLLALGEQPSLWQEFHDENLIFVKSDFEAPQASKLLGKIKLIGGDCKRLAEALEKACSEDPSRCPSVLDLIGTVPSKLPSWMINSPVVAVQQSTREVKPGQVPPPVVSNSFPFADQRKSAGKPWYLATSAGVTPQPQVTFTTVLQPVKMSVREVARQTVAHAFLGVFAIWLIIPLLRMPFVWLGASSLTATWLAIVAYLTTCSVLAYRRVARGIKPPLASPSANVSVVQAVSAPPPAVRPVPNATLGAVPVQSSRLIQKYSLLGSHQAGFSNPASRPQPKPQPGLTPRKVITRSPVAIPNPLVGSSIRLIYHRPSCKWALKISQRNRVRFSSEVDAKARGYRPCSVCSP